The following proteins come from a genomic window of Salvia hispanica cultivar TCC Black 2014 chromosome 4, UniMelb_Shisp_WGS_1.0, whole genome shotgun sequence:
- the LOC125221535 gene encoding NF-kappa-B-activating protein-like: MGRISSAVEIPDRHRRNGGYSPDSRSYSRRNQSYSRSPSPSHRRRDRSYSHSPSPSHRQAPSRGRRFSRSRSPTGNGHNRYRRPSPDYSYPSIEGTRDRRNYNYDNRKTSYLDRDNRNEQHVESDSDEELKGLPYEEYRRLKRQKLRKSLKNCIWNCTPSPPRGPDENSDADPEEDFGGEEEKQLKAEVKKSREIQSESDDSASESDDSRSRKGRKSVSRKKSRRSPSLSESGSESASESDDSRSRKGRKRVSRKKSKRSPSLPESGSESEEESSSDDSEEERRRRRRKSGRRKSSKRSHRRKRSSRKKAKTSESESESGDEDSDMSEDVKLKKRSRRSSSKGSKKKKDADIEISHSSEGAPDVEADAEDLTEKKANEVIVDDDVNEEILKFKEMIESRKKQNLEDEDEVVGPMPLPRAEGHISYGGALRPGEGDAIAQYVQQGKRIPRRGEVGLSADEISKFETLGYVMSGSRHQRMNAIRIRKENQVYSAEDKRALAMFNYEEKAKREQKVMADLQRLVQRHIGQDTGPSHDPFGGKVAEVDED; encoded by the coding sequence ATGGGAAGAATTTCCTCCGCCGTAGAAATTCCCGATCGCCACCGCCGCAATGGTGGATATTCACCGGACTCCCGCAGCTATTCTCGGCGCAATCAAAGCTACAGCCGCAGCCCTAGCCCCAGCCATAGGCGCCGCGATCGAAGTTACAGCCACAGCCCTAGCCCTAGCCACAGGCAAGCTCCGAGCCGCGGCCGTCGTTTCAGCCGGAGTCGGAGCCCCACCGGAAACGGTCATAACAGGTATCGTCGTCCTTCTCCGGATTACTCTTACCCTAGTATCGAAGGCACCAGAGATAGAAGGAATTATAACTATGATAATAGGAAAACATCTTATCTAGATCGAGATAATAGAAACGAACAGCATGTTGAATCTGATTCTGATGAGGAATTGAAAGGCCTCCCTTACGAAGAGTATCGCCGGCTGAAGCGtcaaaaattgagaaaatcgCTGAAAAATTGTATTTGGAATTGCACTCCTAGCCCCCCTAGGGGACCAGATGAAAATTCGGATGCAGATCCGGAAGAGGATTTTGGAGGTGAAGAGGAGAAACAATTGAAAGCGGAAGTTAAAAAATCGAGAGAGATTCAATCTGAGTCAGATGATTCTGCATCTGAATCCGATGATTCTAGGTCGAGGAAGGGTAGGAAATCTGTCTCTAGGAAGAAAAGCAGGAGATCGCCATCATTATCTGAGAGTGGAAGCGAATCCGCATCCGAATCCGATGATTCTAGGTCGAGGAAGGGTAGGAAACGTGTATCTAGGAAGAAAAGCAAGAGATCGCCATCGTTACCCGAGAGTGGAAGCGAGTCTGAGGAAGAATCGAGCTCGGATGATTCTGAGGAAGAGCGGAGAAGGAGGAGAAGAAAGagtgggagaagaaaaagCAGTAAGAGAAGTCACAGGAGAAAGAGAAGCAGTAGGAAGAAAGCCAAAACAAGTGAGAGTGAGAGCGAGAGCGGAGACGAGGATTCTGATATGAGTGAAGATGTGAAGTTGAAGAAGCGCAGTCGGAGATCATCCTCGAAAGgaagcaagaagaagaaagatgcGGATATTGAGATTTCGCATTCGAGTGAGGGTGCTCCTGATGTGGAAGCTGATGCGGAGGACTTAACGGAGAAGAAGGCTAATGAGGTCATAGTTGACGATGATGTTAATGAGGAGATACTTAAGTTTAAGGAAATGATCGAGTCACGGAAGAAACAGAACTTGGAAGATGAGGATGAAGTGGTTGGACCAATGCCTCTGCCGAGGGCTGAAGGGCACATTAGCTATGGTGGCGCGCTTAGGCCCGGTGAAGGTGATGCCATTGCTCAGTATGTTCAGCAAGGGAAACGTATCCCTCGTAGAGGAGAAGTGGGGCTTTCTGCTGACGAAATTTCCAAGTTTGAGACGCTGGGATATGTGATGAGTGGTAGTAGACACCAGAGGATGAATGCCATTCGTATCAGGAAAGAAAACCAGGTGTACAGTGCTGAGGACAAACGAGCCCTTGCAATGTTTAACTACGAGGAGAAGGCCAAGCGCGAGCAGAAGGTTATGGCTGATCTACAGCGGTTGGTGCAGCGCCATATTGGTCAGGACACTGGTCCTTCGCACGATCCCTTTGGTGGAAAGGTTGCCGAGGTTGATGAAGATTGA
- the LOC125217896 gene encoding 40S ribosomal protein S18, which translates to MSLVANEDFQHILRVQNTNVDGKQKIMFAMTSIKGIGRRFANIVCKKADIDMNKRAGELSAAEIDSLMVIVANPRQFKIPDWFLNRKKDYKDGKFSQVTSNALDMKLRDDLERLKKIRNHRGLRHYWGLRVRGQHTKTTGRRGKTVGVSKKR; encoded by the exons ATG TCTCTCGTTGCAAACGAAGATTTCCAGCACATTCTGCGTGTGCAGAACACGAACGTTGATGGAAAGCAGAAGATTATGTTCGCCATGACCTCGATCAAGGGTATTGGTCGCCGTTTCGCCAACATCGTCTGCAAAAAGGCCGATATTGACATGAATAAGAG GGCTGGTGAACTCTCTGCTGCTGAAATCGACAGCTTGATGGTTATTGTTGCGAACCCCCGCCAGTTCAAGATCCCTGACTGGTTTTTGAACAGGAAGAAGGATTACAAGGATGGCAAGTTTTCCCAGGTGACATCCAACGCCCTGGACATGAAGCTCAGAGATGATCTTGAGCGATTGAAGAAGATCAG AAACCATCGTGGTCTCCGTCACTACTGGGGCCTCCGCGTGCGTGGACAACACACCAAGACCACCGGTCGCCGGGGAAAGACAGTTGGTGTCTCAAAGAAGCGATAA
- the LOC125221536 gene encoding COMPASS-like H3K4 histone methylase component WDR5B gives MSSTQPPAAIRPYRLRKILSNHTLAVSCVKFSNDGSLFASASLDQTLIVYSTQTLTQISHLIGHSDGVSDLSWSSDSTYICSASDDRTLRIWLVRTAECVKILRGHTDRVFCVNFNTQSNLLVSGGFDDTVRVWDVKTGKAVHVIRAHTMPVTSASFNRDGNLIVSGSHDGSCKVWDAETGAWVKTLIDVTVPAVSFAKFSPNGKFVLVATLDDNLKLWNHAAGKSIKLYTGHTNRVYCITPTFSVSSDSEKLIVSGSEDKCVYLWNLQGKMLQKLEGHTDTVISVACHPTVNMIISAGLEKDKTVRVWVQQ, from the exons ATGTCCAGCACCCAGCCACCGGCGGCGATCCGCCCCTACCGCCTTCGTAAAATACTCTCCAACCACACTCTTGCCGTTTCCTGCGTCAAATTCTCCAACGACGGCTCTCTATTCGCCTCCGCCTCCCTCGATCAAACCCTAATCGTCTACTCCACCCAAACCCTAACCCAAATCTCCCACCTAATCGGCCACTCCGACGGCGTCAGCGACCTCTCCTGGTCCTCCGACTCCACCTACATCTGCTCCGCCTCCGACGACCGCACCCTCCGCATCTGGCTCGTCCGCACCGCCGAGTGCGTCAAAATCCTCCGCGGCCACACGGATCGGGTTTTCTGCGTCAATTTCAACACGCAGTCCAATCTCCTCGTCTCCGGGGGCTTCGACGACACCGTTAGGGTTTGGGACGTCAAGACGGGGAAGGCGGTGCACGTGATCCGTGCGCACACGATGCCTGTCACGTCCGCCAGTTTCAACAGAGACGGCAATTTGATCGTTTCCGGGAGCCACGACGGCTCGTGTAAGGTTTGGGATGCGGAGACTGGGGCCTGGGTGAAGACGCTGATTGATGTCACGGTGCCGGCGGTGTCGTTTGCCAAGTTTTCGCCCAATGGCAAGTTTGTCCTTGTTGCAACGCTTGATGATAATCTT AAGTTATGGAACCACGCGGCTGGGAAGAGCATAAAGTTATATACAGGCCACACGAACAGAGTCTACTGCATAACTCCAACATTTTCTGTCAGCAGCGACAGCGAAAAGTTAATTGTCAGTGGGTCCGAGGATAAGTGTGTATACTTATGGAATTTACAGGGGAAAATGCTTCAGAAACTCGAAGGCCATACAGATACTGTTATTTCTGTAGCATGTCACCCCACAGTGAATATGATTATATCTGCGGGACTTGAGAAGGACAAGACAGTGAGGGTCTGGGTTCAGCAATAA
- the LOC125221540 gene encoding 40S ribosomal protein S24-1 has product MADKAVTIRTRKFMTNRLLSRKQFIIDVLHPGRANVSKAELKEKLARMYEVKDTNAIFVFKFRTHFGGGKSTGFGLIYDSVENAKKFEPKYRLIRNGLDTKIEKSRKQMKERKNRAKKIRGVKKTKAGDAAKAGKKK; this is encoded by the exons ATGGCGGACAAGGCAGTTACTATCAGGACCAGGAAGTTCATGACCAACCGTCTCCTCTCCAGGAAGCAATTT ATCATTGATGTCTTGCATCCAGGAAGGGCCAATGTTTCTAAG GCtgagttgaaggagaagtTGGCAAGGATGTACGAGGTTAAGGACACAAATGCCATCTTTGTATTCAAGTTCAGGACCCACTTTGGTGGTGGAAAATCTACTGGTTTTGGCTTGATATATGATTCTGTTGAGAATGCTAAGAAATTCGAGCCTAAGTACAGGCTAATCAGG AATGGTCTTGACACCAAGATTGAGAAATCAAGGAAGCAGATGAAGGAAAGGAAGAATAGGGCAAAGAAAATCCGTGGTGTTAAGAAG ACCAAAGCCGGAGATGCTGCTAAGGCTGGCAAGAAGAAATAA
- the LOC125221538 gene encoding uncharacterized protein LOC125221538 → MMKDFPSCFGENGVQVADSSPSTTTTTTARAQNLVSCIYHHHSHSFSGFITVTWIKNLMAQALSIAVESSANDSLGRVDIRPWLFSKRKGSKKMVVDSTKVDIYWDLSSAKFGSSPEPLEGFYLAIALNQELSLLLGDLKSEAYSKIDHHPSPFASKASFLARKEHIFGKRLYHSKAQFCAKGRLHDMRIEFDPNERFGKCLTVFVDRKAVLQVTHLQWKFRGNQAICVDGVCVEVFWDVHGWLFDSVAGSAIFLFRTQAQMGALPLSEDWQRWKDTTSHSLGFSLVLCAWKSE, encoded by the coding sequence ATGATGAAGGATTTCCCATCTTGCTTTGGTGAAAATGGAGTTCAAGTTGCAGACTCATCACCCTCAACAACCACCACAACCACAGCCAGAGCTCAAAATCTTGTCTCATGCATCTACCACCACCACTCCCACTCCTTCTCTGGCTTCATCACAGTCACATGGATCAAGAATCTCATGGCACAGGCTCTGAGCATCGCGGTCGAGAGCTCGGCCAACGACAGCCTAGGGAGAGTGGACATCAGGCCATGGCTCTTCTCCAAGAGAAAAGGGTCCAAGAAAATGGTGGTGGACTCCACAAAGGTAGACATCTACTGGGACTTATCCTCAGCCAAGTTCGGGTCGAGCCCCGAGCCCTTAGAGGGGTTCTACCTAGCCATAGCACTAAACCAAGAACTCTCCCTACTTCTTGGAGATTTGAAGAGTGAAGCCTACAGCAAGATTGATCACCATCCATCACCATTTGCATCAAAGGCCAGTTTTCTTGCTAGAAAAGAACACATTTTTGGGAAGAGGCTGTACCATTCGAAGGCGCAGTTTTGTGCCAAGGGGCGCTTGCATGATATGAGAATCGAGTTTGATCCGAATGAGAGATTCGGGAAGTGTTTGACTGTGTTTGTGGATAGGAAGGCAGTGTTGCAAGTGACTCACCTTCAATGGAAGTTCAGGGGAAACCAGGCTATCTGTGTGGATGGAGTTTGTGTGGAGGTGTTTTGGGATGTCCATGGCTGGCTCTTCGATAGCGTCGCTGGCAGCGCTATCTTCTTGTTTAGGACGCAGGCGCAGATGGGGGCGCTGCCATTGTCGGAGGATTGGCAAAGATGGAAAGACACAACTTCACATAGTCTTGGTTTTTCACTTGTGTTGTGTGCTTGGAAGAGTGAATAG